From Coffea arabica cultivar ET-39 chromosome 2e, Coffea Arabica ET-39 HiFi, whole genome shotgun sequence, the proteins below share one genomic window:
- the LOC140036233 gene encoding putative disease resistance RPP13-like protein 1, which yields MALAIVGGSFLSAFLQVLFDRMATPEFLNLFRKRKADDELLKKLKMNLLAVGAVLDDAENKEISNQAVKEWLEELHELVYQADDLLDEINTEALRVKVETEYQSSTSFLVSASTYISSFSNQFFKRIMPEIENVVISLEGFIQQINPLGLQVVESKIQSCRLPSTSLVDENTVCGRDVDKEKIIQMLLSEDKKRDSVTVVPIVGQGGIGKTTLAQLVYNDKRVNNHFTTKAWVCVSEAYDATRITKELLRELEISFSDSGESLNSLQLKLQLGLTEKRFLLVLDDVWNRDYDDWDKLKMLLKGGSEGSKIIVTTRDNRIALMMGEKMSIHHLDLISEEDSWSLFEKHAFGDKDNENWRELEVIGKKIVNKCEGLPLAVKTIAGLLRSRGMVEEWEDILRNDIWNQTRNPNGILPALRLSYMHLPSHLKRCFAYCSVFRKGLWFKKKEIIQLWHANGLLEHQREFKTIEDIGEEYLHELRLGSLLWQPSNDKFSMHDLINDLARFVAGKYSLRLEDHYPGHGTTARVRNFTYFPSEYDTFDKFKLLREAKNLRTFLPVGMYRSATGRISNKFVHDMLPTFKSLSKDE from the exons ATGGCTCTTGCCATAGTTGGAGGCTCTTTTCTCTCCGCTTTCCTTCAAGTGCTGTTTGATAGGATGGCTACACCAGAGTTCCTGAATTTGTTTCGTAAGCGAAAAGCTGATGATGAACTcctcaagaagctcaagatgaACTTACTGGCAGTTGGAGCAGTGCTTGATGATGCAGAAAACAAGGAAATAAGCAACCAAGCTGTCAAGGAATGGCTTGAAGAGCTCCATGAACTCGTTTACCAGGCAGATGACTTGCTCGATGAGATCAACACTGAAGCTCTCAGAGTTAAGGTAGAAACTGAGTATCAGAGCTCGACCAGCTTCCTGGTAAGTGCTTCCACCTATATTTCATCTTTCAGTAATCAGTTCTTTAAAAGGATTATGCCTGAGATAGAAAACGTTGTGATTAGCCTAGAGGGATTTATACAGCAAATTAATCCCTTGGGCTTGCAAGTTGTTGAATCGAAAATACAATCATGTCGACTGCCTTCGACTTCTTTGGTCGATGAGAACACTGTTTGTGGTAGAGATGTTGACAAGGAGAAGATAATCCAAATGTTGTTGTCTGAGGATAAAAAAAGAGACAGTGTCACTGTAGTTCCAATAGTGGGCCAAGGTGGGATTGGTAAGACGACCTTGGCTCAATTGGTTTACAATGATAAGAGGGTGAACAATCATTTCACTACCAAGGCATGGGTTTGTGTATCAGAAGCATATGATGCCACCAGGATAACGAAGGAACTCCTTAGGGAGCTCGAGATCTCATTTTCTGACTCTGGTGAGAGTTTGAATTCCCTTCAGCTTAAGCTACAACTTGGCTTAACTGAGAAAAGGTTTCTTCTTGTACTGGATGATGTTTGGAATCGTGACTATGATGACTGGGATAAATTGAAGATGCTGCTCAAAGGTGGTTCTGAAGGAAGCAAGATCATAGTGACAACACGAGATAACAGAATTGCATTAATGATGGGCGAAAAAATGTCAATTCATCATTTGGATTTGATATCAGAGGAGGACTCTTGGTCCTTATTTGAGAAACATGCATTTGGAGATAAAGACAATGAAAACTGGCGTGAACTTGAAGTGATAGGAAAGAAAATTGTGAACAAGTGTGAAGGGTTGCCTTTGGCTGTGAAAACAATTGCAGGTCTTTTGCGTTCAAGAGGAATGGTTGAGGAGTGGGAAGACATTTTAAGAAATGATATATGGAACCAGACAAGAAATCCAAATGGCATCTTGCCAGCATTGAGGTTAAGCTACATGCACCTTCCTTCCCATCTTAAAAGGTGCTTTGCTTATTGTTCTGTGTTCCGTAAAGGtttatggtttaaaaaaaaagaaataattcaGCTATGGCATGCTAATGGTCTTCTGGAGCACCAAAGAGAGTTTAAAACTATTGAAGACATAGGTGAAGAGTACTTGCATGAATTGAGATTGGGGTCATTGTTGTGGCAGCCAAGCAACGACAAATTCTCTATGCATGACCTTATCAATGATTTGGCTAGATTTGTTGCAGGAAAATATTCTCTCAGGTTGGAAGATCATTACCCTGGCCATGGTACCACAGCTAGAGTACGTAACTTCACATATTTTCCCAGTGAATATGACACATTTGATAAGTTTAAACTCTTGAGGGAGGCCAAGAATTTAAGAACATTTCTCCCTGTTGGTATGTATCGATCTGCTACTGGAAGAATAAGCAACAAATTTGTACATGATATGTTGcccacattcaagtctttaagt AAGGATGAGTAG